The following proteins come from a genomic window of Streptomyces sp. Sge12:
- a CDS encoding chorismate mutase, with protein sequence MTTITTTPEQLIADSRGRIDALDDRIIGLIQERMAVSTVIQDARIASGGRRVHLSREMEVLSHWSDALGKPGTALAMTLLELCRGRV encoded by the coding sequence ATGACCACGATCACCACCACCCCCGAGCAGCTGATCGCCGACTCCCGTGGGCGCATCGACGCCCTCGACGACCGGATCATCGGACTGATCCAGGAGCGGATGGCCGTCTCCACGGTCATCCAGGACGCCCGGATCGCGTCCGGCGGGCGCCGGGTGCACCTGTCGCGCGAGATGGAGGTGCTCTCGCACTGGAGCGACGCCCTCGGCAAGCCCGGCACCGCACTCGCCATGACCCTGCTGGAGCTGTGCCGCGGCCGCGTGTGA
- a CDS encoding LPXTG cell wall anchor domain-containing protein — protein MSLLAAGALVALGLATTPAHAADPVFTLAGPAGIGLRPHPGQSGEPQKTSVEFRILNDSTKTFDRQSTFTIDLTPLKGIADVTLAKEQQGANCTLAATAVTCTRWALWTGETTVVGLDVRAAKDSKVGRTADLTVTGRAEGATFKSATTKVRVGGPDLVLDRADLKAQLKPGDKQNLPIIFANEGTDPVNGVVLEVRTTHGIGLVEQYDNCSYSEDSAAGQPWNTGWSTVQCLLEGEYEPGALYGVDGPLTLKAAPHAFVDGLTYAVYAAGDQPKSGKHRTPAGGKKLAVAKQAGKASAQSAQQTGDLDPRDNIQEFDFATRNTADLVAAGVSLKGKAGETVRADFGFRNNGPAWVAYLRSGESVARTDIVIPAGAKATRVPAGCTGVNANGTPREQALGAPRYFCSTGHVVGEAATFSYPFELKIETVVADAKGSVTVGEWTAEGTTPHRWDPNAANNKGAFVINAKDGGPAPTPTTSVGPTPTASATATATATASASATGTGSGTTANGGLASTGSSAAAIALGGAVLVAAGGGLFLAFRRKAGGHA, from the coding sequence ATGTCTTTGCTGGCCGCCGGCGCTCTGGTGGCCCTGGGTCTGGCCACCACCCCCGCACACGCCGCGGACCCCGTCTTCACCCTGGCCGGACCGGCCGGGATCGGCCTGCGCCCGCACCCCGGGCAGAGCGGTGAGCCGCAGAAGACCTCGGTGGAGTTCCGGATCCTCAACGACTCCACCAAGACCTTCGACCGCCAGAGCACCTTCACGATCGACCTGACCCCGCTCAAGGGGATCGCCGACGTGACGCTCGCCAAGGAGCAGCAGGGCGCGAACTGCACGCTCGCCGCCACGGCCGTGACCTGCACGCGCTGGGCCCTGTGGACGGGCGAGACCACCGTCGTGGGCCTGGACGTCAGGGCGGCCAAGGACAGCAAGGTCGGCCGGACCGCGGACCTGACCGTCACCGGCCGGGCGGAGGGCGCCACCTTCAAGTCCGCCACCACCAAGGTCCGCGTCGGCGGCCCCGACCTGGTCCTGGACCGCGCCGACCTGAAGGCGCAGCTGAAGCCGGGCGACAAGCAGAACCTGCCGATCATCTTCGCCAACGAGGGCACCGACCCGGTCAACGGTGTCGTCCTCGAAGTGCGCACCACGCACGGCATCGGCCTCGTCGAGCAGTACGACAACTGCTCGTACTCCGAGGACAGCGCCGCGGGCCAGCCGTGGAACACGGGCTGGAGCACGGTGCAGTGCCTGCTGGAGGGCGAGTACGAGCCGGGCGCGCTCTACGGCGTCGACGGCCCGCTGACCCTCAAGGCCGCCCCGCACGCCTTCGTCGACGGACTGACCTACGCGGTGTACGCCGCCGGCGACCAGCCGAAGTCGGGCAAGCACCGCACGCCCGCGGGCGGCAAGAAGCTGGCCGTGGCGAAGCAGGCCGGCAAGGCCTCCGCGCAGTCCGCGCAGCAGACCGGCGACCTCGACCCCCGGGACAACATCCAGGAGTTCGACTTCGCGACGCGCAACACCGCCGACCTGGTGGCCGCGGGCGTCTCCCTCAAGGGCAAGGCCGGCGAGACGGTCCGCGCCGACTTCGGCTTCCGCAACAACGGCCCCGCGTGGGTCGCGTACCTGCGCTCCGGCGAGAGCGTCGCCCGGACGGACATCGTGATCCCGGCGGGCGCGAAGGCCACCCGGGTCCCGGCCGGCTGCACGGGCGTCAATGCGAACGGCACGCCCCGCGAGCAGGCCCTGGGGGCGCCGCGCTACTTCTGCTCCACCGGTCACGTGGTGGGGGAGGCCGCGACGTTCTCCTACCCGTTCGAGCTGAAGATCGAGACGGTCGTCGCCGACGCCAAGGGCTCCGTCACGGTCGGCGAGTGGACGGCCGAGGGCACCACGCCCCACCGCTGGGACCCGAACGCGGCCAACAACAAGGGGGCCTTCGTGATCAACGCGAAGGACGGCGGCCCGGCCCCGACCCCGACCACGTCGGTCGGCCCGACCCCGACCGCCTCGGCGACGGCCACCGCGACCGCGACGGCGAGCGCCTCGGCCACCGGCACCGGCAGCGGCACCACGGCCAACGGCGGTCTCGCCTCCACCGGCAGCTCCGCCGCGGCGATCGCGCTCGGCGGCGCGGTGCTCGTGGCTGCGGGCGGCGGGCTGTTCCTGGCGTTCCGCCGCAAGGCGGGCGGGCACGCGTAA
- the guaA gene encoding glutamine-hydrolyzing GMP synthase, whose product MPEAPSAAHDSAPDTVLVVDFGAQYAQLIARRVREARVYSEIVPSSMPVDEMLAKQPKAIILSGGPSSVYEEGAPRIDRALFEAGIPVFGMCYGFQLMAVTLGGQVDNTGAREYGRTPLAVSKNGSTLFEGTPANQSVWMSHGDACSAAPEGFAVTASTDVVPVAAFENDEKKLYGVQYHPEVMHSTHGQQILEHFLYRGAGLAPTWTTGNIVEEQIAAIREQVGDKRAICGLSGGVDSAVAAALVQKAIGSQLTCVYVDHGLMRKGETEQVEKDFVAATGVQLKVVDAQERFLTALAGVSDPETKRKIIGREFIRVFEQAQLEILQEDGPAVAFLVQGTLYPDVVESGGGTGTANIKSHHNVGGLPDDIEFELVEPLRQLFKDEVRMVGQELGLPDEIVQRQPFPGPGLGIRIVGEVTKERLDLLREADAIARHELTAAGLDREIWQCPVVLLADVRSVGVQGDGRTYGHPIVLRPVSSEDAMTADWTRMPYEVLARISTRITNEVPDVNRVVLDCTSKPPGTIEWE is encoded by the coding sequence GTGCCAGAAGCACCCTCCGCCGCCCACGACAGCGCCCCGGACACGGTTCTCGTCGTCGACTTCGGCGCCCAGTACGCCCAGCTCATCGCCCGCCGCGTCCGCGAGGCACGGGTCTACAGCGAGATCGTGCCGAGCTCGATGCCCGTCGACGAGATGCTGGCCAAGCAGCCCAAGGCGATCATCCTCTCCGGCGGCCCGTCCTCCGTGTACGAGGAGGGCGCCCCGCGGATCGACCGGGCCCTGTTCGAGGCCGGCATCCCCGTCTTCGGCATGTGCTACGGCTTCCAGCTGATGGCCGTCACCCTCGGAGGCCAGGTCGACAACACCGGCGCCCGCGAGTACGGCCGTACGCCGCTGGCCGTCTCCAAGAACGGCTCCACCCTGTTCGAGGGCACCCCCGCGAACCAGTCGGTGTGGATGTCCCACGGTGACGCCTGCTCCGCCGCCCCCGAGGGCTTCGCCGTCACAGCGTCGACCGACGTCGTCCCGGTCGCGGCCTTCGAGAACGACGAGAAGAAGCTGTACGGCGTGCAGTACCACCCCGAGGTGATGCACTCCACGCACGGCCAGCAGATCCTCGAGCACTTCCTCTACCGCGGCGCCGGCCTCGCCCCGACCTGGACCACCGGCAACATCGTCGAGGAGCAGATCGCGGCCATCCGCGAGCAGGTCGGCGACAAGCGCGCCATCTGCGGCCTCTCCGGCGGCGTGGACTCCGCCGTCGCCGCGGCCCTCGTGCAGAAGGCCATCGGCTCGCAGCTGACCTGCGTCTACGTCGACCACGGTCTGATGCGCAAGGGCGAGACCGAGCAGGTCGAGAAGGACTTCGTCGCCGCGACCGGCGTGCAGCTGAAGGTCGTCGACGCGCAGGAGCGCTTCCTGACCGCGCTGGCGGGGGTCTCCGACCCGGAGACCAAGCGCAAGATCATCGGCCGCGAGTTCATCCGCGTCTTCGAGCAGGCCCAGCTGGAGATCCTCCAGGAGGACGGCCCGGCGGTGGCCTTCCTCGTCCAGGGCACCCTGTACCCGGACGTCGTCGAGTCCGGCGGCGGCACCGGCACCGCCAACATCAAGTCCCACCACAACGTGGGCGGGCTCCCCGACGACATCGAGTTCGAGCTCGTCGAGCCGCTGCGCCAGCTGTTCAAGGACGAGGTCCGGATGGTCGGCCAGGAGCTCGGCCTGCCGGACGAGATCGTCCAGCGCCAGCCCTTCCCCGGCCCCGGCCTGGGCATCCGCATCGTCGGCGAGGTGACCAAGGAGCGCCTGGACCTGCTCCGCGAGGCCGACGCCATCGCCCGCCACGAGCTCACCGCGGCCGGCCTGGACCGCGAGATCTGGCAGTGCCCGGTCGTCCTGCTCGCGGACGTCCGCAGCGTCGGCGTCCAGGGCGACGGCCGCACCTACGGCCACCCGATCGTGCTGCGCCCCGTGTCCTCCGAGGACGCGATGACCGCGGACTGGACGCGCATGCCGTACGAGGTGCTCGCGCGGATCTCGACCCGCATCACCAACGAGGTGCCGGACGTGAACCGGGTGGTCCTCGACTGCACGAGCAAGCCCCCGGGCACCATCGAGTGGGAGTAG